The proteins below come from a single Candidatus Acetothermia bacterium genomic window:
- a CDS encoding metallophosphoesterase, with protein sequence MGRAFLLIAILSLPALGWELTVAVTTDLHASLPRLDALAPILARADLVVDAGDAWEDLSRLTGKSEALAMAQRMGELGYDAMVLGNHEMYLGPALREVTLAPFPVVVTNLSGALPVRRWALLERNGLRILVLGLLWEEYPWSLWPGVQILDPAASVRAALDEAPAHDLFILLGHMELAEAKRVAAAAPECDLFVLGHDHLFLTEPIWVGRVPIVQAGHRGQAVGVVRLSDAGCGAYELIRPTSPDPLPAFWVPAALILVALFFWPRS encoded by the coding sequence ATGGGCCGGGCATTCCTTCTGATAGCGATCCTGTCTCTCCCCGCCTTGGGGTGGGAGCTCACGGTGGCGGTCACCACCGACCTTCACGCCAGCCTTCCTCGGCTTGACGCGCTCGCCCCCATCCTCGCGAGAGCCGACCTCGTGGTCGACGCCGGCGATGCCTGGGAGGACCTCTCGCGCCTCACCGGGAAATCCGAAGCCCTTGCCATGGCCCAGCGCATGGGGGAGCTCGGCTACGACGCCATGGTGCTCGGAAACCACGAGATGTACCTGGGCCCGGCCCTACGGGAGGTGACCCTCGCCCCGTTCCCGGTGGTGGTGACGAACCTTTCCGGGGCGCTCCCCGTGCGGCGGTGGGCCCTCCTCGAGCGAAACGGCCTCCGGATCCTGGTCCTTGGGCTCCTGTGGGAGGAGTACCCGTGGTCCCTGTGGCCGGGGGTGCAGATCCTCGACCCGGCCGCGAGCGTGCGGGCGGCGCTCGATGAGGCGCCGGCCCACGACCTCTTCATCCTCCTCGGGCACATGGAGCTTGCCGAGGCGAAACGGGTGGCGGCCGCCGCCCCCGAGTGCGACCTGTTCGTGCTCGGGCATGACCACCTGTTCCTGACCGAGCCGATCTGGGTAGGCCGGGTGCCCATCGTCCAGGCCGGGCACCGCGGACAAGCGGTGGGCGTGGTCCGCCTGAGCGATGCCGGTTGCGGGGCCTACGAACTGATCCGGCCTACCTCCCCGGACCCGCTGCCCGCGTTTTGGGTGCCCGCGGCCCTGATCCTGGTAGCCCTCTTCTTCTGGCCTAGAAGTTGA
- a CDS encoding ABC transporter ATP-binding protein, giving the protein MSSSLIRLERVTKVYRLGEVDVPALRGVDLTVEKGDFLALMGPSGSGKSTLLHLMGLLDRPTAGRIVWDGKDVTALKPNRLAELRGRHIGFVFQTFNLVATLTAVENVELPLLFLGVSPRRRRERAVELLTRVGLDDRLGHRPGQLSGGQQQRVAIARALAADPELILADEPTGNLDSATGQEILGLLSELHRQGKTVVVVTHDPEAAAAADRTFRVRDGLIREGGA; this is encoded by the coding sequence ATGAGCTCTTCCCTCATCCGCCTGGAGCGGGTCACCAAGGTCTACCGCCTGGGAGAGGTCGACGTGCCCGCCCTGCGTGGGGTGGACCTGACCGTGGAAAAGGGGGATTTCCTCGCCCTGATGGGGCCGTCCGGCTCGGGCAAGTCCACCCTCCTTCACCTGATGGGGCTCCTCGATCGGCCGACCGCGGGAAGAATCGTATGGGACGGCAAGGACGTGACCGCTCTTAAGCCCAACCGCTTGGCCGAGCTGCGCGGCCGGCACATCGGGTTCGTCTTCCAGACGTTCAACCTGGTCGCCACCCTCACCGCGGTGGAGAACGTGGAGCTCCCCCTCCTGTTCCTCGGGGTGTCGCCGCGGCGGCGTCGAGAACGGGCGGTGGAGCTCCTCACCCGAGTGGGGCTGGACGATCGCCTCGGCCATCGTCCGGGCCAGCTTTCCGGGGGGCAGCAGCAACGGGTGGCGATCGCCCGGGCGCTGGCCGCGGACCCGGAGCTCATCCTGGCCGATGAGCCTACCGGCAACCTGGACTCGGCCACCGGCCAGGAGATCCTCGGGTTGCTGTCCGAGCTCCACCGGCAGGGGAAGACGGTGGTGGTGGTGACCCATGACCCCGAGGCCGCGGCCGCCGCCGACCGCACGTTTAGGGTGCGGGACGGCCTGATCCGGGAGGGGGGAGCATGA
- a CDS encoding alkaline phosphatase family protein, translating to MADLVVVSWDGAPPDAVRRWADAGKLPNLAELARGGAWGTTVSTVPPVTAPAWASFHTGVGPGKHGVFEWAVRRPGSYIPALADGRSLALPTVWEILSNHVPVGVLGYPLTHPARPVRGFWIPGFLAPPDADGHPPGIMATVRESAPGFLATPPEWSHGTDPTAWATELADLAEHQARAAVALADRFRPAVLAVHFQITDTVQHYLGEREEVLAVFQAADRALGMLIDALAPRRTILLSDHGMGPVDGEFHINTWLLAEGFLRLRRRPASALRGFLFRRGVTPMNLAGLGQRLYPLARRLGFLHSGLELWGDGALARGVRRAFLGLEDVDWSKTVAYSHAEIGSIYLNRVGREPRGTVAAADAPRVRQDLAQALAEVRLPNGEPLLGDLYFGEELYRGDKAWLGPDILFLPRGLRWLGKGIIGFLQHTVFSPSPMAAGHRMEGVLVVSGGDVPPAQAPRARLWDLAPTILALCDVPIPSWMEGQPLMEAFGDMASPPAYVAEPMPGRDSAGEDTIRRLRGLGYL from the coding sequence ATGGCGGACCTGGTGGTGGTGTCGTGGGACGGCGCGCCGCCGGACGCGGTGCGGCGGTGGGCCGATGCGGGGAAGCTGCCGAACCTGGCGGAGCTCGCCCGGGGTGGGGCCTGGGGGACCACGGTGAGCACGGTGCCTCCGGTCACAGCCCCGGCGTGGGCCAGCTTCCACACCGGCGTGGGCCCGGGGAAGCACGGGGTGTTCGAGTGGGCGGTGCGGCGGCCGGGGAGCTACATCCCCGCCCTGGCCGATGGCCGTTCCCTGGCCCTGCCCACGGTGTGGGAGATCCTGTCCAACCACGTGCCGGTGGGGGTGCTGGGCTACCCCCTCACCCACCCCGCCCGGCCGGTGCGGGGGTTCTGGATCCCAGGGTTCCTGGCCCCACCGGACGCGGATGGCCATCCCCCGGGGATCATGGCCACCGTCCGCGAGAGCGCGCCCGGCTTCCTCGCCACCCCGCCTGAGTGGTCCCACGGGACCGACCCCACGGCCTGGGCGACGGAGCTCGCGGACCTGGCCGAACACCAGGCCCGGGCCGCGGTGGCCCTCGCCGACCGGTTTCGGCCGGCCGTCCTCGCCGTCCACTTCCAGATCACCGATACCGTCCAGCACTACCTGGGAGAACGAGAGGAGGTGCTCGCGGTGTTCCAGGCCGCGGACCGAGCCCTGGGGATGCTGATCGACGCCCTGGCCCCGCGGCGGACGATCCTCCTCTCCGACCACGGGATGGGCCCGGTGGACGGGGAGTTCCACATCAACACGTGGCTGCTCGCGGAGGGGTTCCTGCGCCTGCGCCGCCGGCCCGCGAGCGCCCTGCGCGGCTTCCTGTTCCGCCGCGGGGTTACCCCGATGAACCTGGCCGGGCTCGGCCAGCGCCTGTACCCGCTGGCCCGCCGGCTCGGGTTCCTACACAGTGGGCTGGAGCTGTGGGGCGACGGGGCGCTGGCCCGGGGAGTGCGGCGGGCCTTCCTCGGCCTGGAGGACGTGGACTGGAGCAAAACGGTGGCCTATTCCCACGCGGAGATCGGGAGCATCTACCTCAACCGGGTGGGGCGGGAGCCCCGCGGGACGGTGGCCGCGGCCGATGCCCCCCGGGTGCGACAGGACCTGGCCCAAGCCCTCGCCGAGGTCCGGCTTCCCAATGGGGAGCCGCTCCTCGGGGACCTGTACTTCGGGGAGGAGTTGTATCGGGGGGACAAGGCGTGGCTCGGGCCGGACATCCTGTTCCTGCCCCGGGGGCTGCGCTGGCTGGGCAAGGGGATCATCGGGTTCCTCCAGCACACGGTGTTTTCCCCGTCCCCGATGGCTGCCGGCCACCGCATGGAGGGGGTGCTCGTGGTGTCCGGAGGGGACGTGCCCCCCGCGCAGGCTCCCCGGGCGCGCCTGTGGGACTTGGCCCCCACCATCCTCGCCCTGTGCGACGTGCCCATCCCGTCGTGGATGGAGGGCCAGCCGCTGATGGAAGCGTTCGGGGATATGGCCTCCCCGCCTGCCTACGTGGCGGAACCGATGCCGGGGCGGGACAGCGCGGGAGAGGACACGATCCGGCGGTTACGGGGGCTGGGCTATCTCTAG
- a CDS encoding flippase-like domain-containing protein — translation MLTGVALFGALIYLSGPGLVLAELAAVGVLGFLAVVGNVVCFLLAWSISWYILLRGAGIAVPWWRTLSPMLAGFAVSYITPSMCLGGEPVRAYWVAKEAQVTMARVMATAAVERLLAGISLLAFASIGGFFAIVSPRISLADKQAVGLGLGTVAVFLLLGVVSFARNYRWLSRILRVIARLFPRRRGLLGAADMVAETETTMHLAFTRKLGYTSLALLFQLLTVFLNYLRPQIFFYFTQKALFTFPQLSLFFTLNMFLNAFLWLTPGGFGLTDGGRLGIFTLLGIPPSSAVAFNVVYRFVEVVLVGVGVHLLLQRGLFRLSRGRVEVQVDREATGRYDPPSGGDGRD, via the coding sequence GTGCTGACCGGGGTCGCCCTGTTCGGGGCGCTCATCTACCTGAGCGGCCCGGGTCTGGTGCTGGCCGAGCTGGCCGCCGTCGGCGTCCTCGGGTTCCTGGCCGTGGTCGGCAACGTGGTGTGCTTCCTGCTCGCCTGGTCCATCAGCTGGTACATCCTCCTCCGTGGGGCGGGGATCGCCGTCCCTTGGTGGCGGACCCTCTCCCCCATGTTGGCCGGGTTCGCCGTGAGCTACATCACCCCGTCCATGTGCCTGGGTGGGGAACCGGTGCGGGCGTACTGGGTGGCGAAGGAGGCCCAGGTGACGATGGCCCGGGTGATGGCCACCGCGGCGGTGGAGCGCCTGCTCGCAGGGATTTCCCTCCTCGCGTTCGCCTCCATCGGCGGGTTCTTCGCCATCGTCTCCCCGCGGATCTCGCTCGCGGACAAGCAAGCTGTGGGCCTGGGGTTGGGCACCGTGGCCGTATTCCTCCTCCTCGGGGTGGTCTCGTTCGCCCGCAACTACCGATGGCTGTCGCGCATCCTGCGGGTCATAGCCCGCCTGTTCCCCAGGCGCCGCGGGCTCCTGGGGGCCGCGGACATGGTGGCGGAAACCGAAACCACGATGCACCTCGCGTTCACCCGCAAGCTCGGGTACACCAGCCTCGCGCTCCTGTTCCAGCTCCTCACCGTGTTCTTGAACTACCTCCGGCCCCAGATCTTCTTCTACTTCACCCAGAAGGCGCTGTTCACCTTCCCTCAGCTCTCGCTCTTCTTCACCCTAAACATGTTCCTGAACGCGTTTCTCTGGCTGACACCCGGGGGGTTCGGCCTCACCGATGGCGGGCGGCTCGGGATCTTCACCCTACTCGGAATCCCTCCGAGCAGCGCGGTGGCGTTCAACGTGGTGTACCGGTTTGTGGAGGTGGTCTTGGTCGGGGTGGGGGTCCACCTTCTCCTCCAGCGTGGCCTGTTCCGCCTGAGCCGGGGGCGGGTGGAGGTTCAGGTGGACCGGGAGGCAACCGGGCGCTACGATCCCCCGTCGGGAGGCGATGGCCGTGATTAG
- a CDS encoding YebC/PmpR family DNA-binding transcriptional regulator — protein MAGHSKWANIKYRKERQDKRKSSLFSRLTREIIVCARQDPNPETNSALATAIERARNANMPNENIERAIKRAAGGQEGAQYHEVIYEGYGPGGVAILLRALTDNRNRTAAAVRHIFEAHGGSLGGEGCVAWQFERRGVIQVRELPAGLDKEALVLTAAEAGADDFAEEDGSLTFYTQPTRVAKVRDALRAAGGEVARAEIALVPKATVRVEGRDAERLLKLLDALDEQEDVQEVVANFDIPDEVLARVEGG, from the coding sequence ATGGCCGGTCATTCCAAGTGGGCCAACATCAAGTACCGCAAGGAACGCCAAGACAAACGGAAGTCCAGCCTGTTTTCCCGCCTGACGCGGGAGATCATCGTCTGTGCCCGGCAAGATCCCAATCCGGAGACCAACAGCGCCTTGGCCACGGCCATCGAGCGGGCGCGAAACGCGAACATGCCCAACGAGAACATCGAGCGGGCCATCAAGCGCGCCGCCGGCGGCCAGGAGGGCGCCCAGTACCATGAGGTGATCTACGAGGGCTATGGGCCCGGCGGGGTGGCGATCCTCCTGCGGGCGCTCACCGACAACCGCAACCGCACCGCGGCCGCGGTGCGCCACATCTTCGAGGCCCACGGTGGGTCGCTGGGGGGGGAAGGGTGCGTGGCCTGGCAGTTCGAGCGGCGCGGGGTGATCCAGGTGCGGGAGCTCCCGGCGGGGTTGGACAAGGAGGCCCTGGTGCTCACGGCGGCGGAGGCGGGGGCCGACGATTTCGCCGAGGAGGACGGTTCTCTCACGTTCTATACCCAGCCGACCCGGGTGGCCAAGGTGCGGGATGCTCTCCGCGCGGCCGGGGGGGAGGTGGCCCGGGCCGAGATCGCCCTGGTGCCCAAGGCCACGGTGCGGGTGGAAGGGCGGGACGCGGAGCGGCTGCTCAAGCTCCTTGACGCGCTCGATGAGCAGGAGGACGTGCAAGAGGTGGTGGCGAACTTCGACATCCCGGACGAGGTGTTGGCCCGGGTCGAAGGAGGATAG
- a CDS encoding NAD-dependent deacylase, whose protein sequence is MRMEPRAVLRAAALLKEARRGWALTGAGASTPSGIPDFRGPRGLWQTHNPEEVSSLAGFHRNPQGFYAFWLWRFQHMARAQPNPVHHLLARLEARGHLAGVITQNIDGLHQRAGSRRVLEVHGHTRSGTCLACGRSYPAAWIEVEAERAGLARCACGGLVKPDVVLFDEALPPDFALAQREVAQADVLFVLGTSLTVWPAAGLVPLAAASGARVIIAGGEPTPFDGRAEVVLRGDLVEMARLLERALEVEGARG, encoded by the coding sequence ATGAGGATGGAGCCGCGGGCGGTGCTACGCGCGGCGGCGCTCCTCAAGGAGGCGCGCCGGGGGTGGGCCCTCACCGGAGCCGGGGCAAGCACCCCCTCGGGTATCCCCGACTTCCGCGGCCCGCGTGGGCTCTGGCAGACCCACAACCCGGAGGAGGTGTCCTCCCTGGCCGGGTTCCACCGGAACCCCCAGGGGTTCTACGCGTTTTGGCTGTGGCGGTTCCAGCACATGGCCCGGGCGCAGCCCAACCCGGTTCATCATTTGCTCGCCCGGCTCGAGGCCCGCGGCCACCTCGCCGGGGTCATCACCCAGAACATCGACGGCCTACACCAACGGGCCGGATCCCGCCGGGTGCTCGAGGTCCATGGGCATACCCGCTCCGGGACCTGCCTCGCCTGTGGCCGTTCCTACCCGGCGGCGTGGATCGAGGTCGAGGCAGAGCGGGCCGGGCTCGCCCGCTGCGCTTGCGGTGGCCTGGTTAAGCCGGATGTGGTGCTGTTCGACGAGGCGCTCCCCCCGGACTTCGCCCTCGCCCAGCGGGAGGTGGCCCAGGCCGACGTCCTGTTCGTCCTGGGCACCTCCCTCACCGTGTGGCCGGCCGCCGGGCTGGTGCCGCTGGCGGCGGCGTCCGGGGCGCGGGTGATCATCGCGGGCGGGGAGCCGACCCCGTTCGACGGCCGGGCGGAGGTGGTCCTGCGCGGGGATCTGGTGGAGATGGCGAGGCTTCTAGAACGGGCGTTGGAGGTGGAGGGTGCTCGAGGGTGA
- a CDS encoding nicotinamide-nucleotide amidohydrolase family protein — translation MLEGELGERLRTRGLTLAVAESCTGGLLAMRITEVPGSSAYFRGGVVAYANDVKEHVLGVPSDVLRRFGAVSPECARAMAEGARRLLGADLALATTGIAGPGGGTPDKPVGLVYVALATERDVMVRKLRLVGSRQGNRWSASESALALLAEHLGMES, via the coding sequence GTGCTCGAGGGTGAGCTGGGCGAGCGGCTGCGGACGCGCGGGCTGACCCTGGCCGTGGCGGAGTCGTGCACCGGGGGGCTCCTGGCGATGCGGATCACCGAGGTCCCTGGCTCTTCCGCCTACTTCCGCGGCGGGGTGGTGGCGTACGCCAACGACGTGAAGGAGCACGTCCTCGGGGTCCCGTCCGACGTGCTCCGCCGGTTCGGCGCGGTGTCCCCGGAGTGCGCCCGGGCCATGGCGGAAGGGGCCCGCCGCCTCCTCGGAGCGGACCTGGCCTTGGCCACCACCGGGATCGCCGGGCCCGGCGGGGGGACCCCGGACAAGCCGGTCGGCCTGGTGTACGTGGCCCTGGCCACCGAACGCGACGTGATGGTGCGAAAGCTGCGCCTGGTCGGCTCCCGCCAGGGCAACCGGTGGTCGGCGAGCGAGTCGGCGCTGGCCCTGCTGGCCGAACACCTCGGCATGGAAAGCTGA